In Halorientalis sp. LT38, a genomic segment contains:
- a CDS encoding ABC transporter ATP-binding protein: MLEVDSINTFYGKSHILHDVSFEAGADEVVALLGRNGVGKTTTMKSVIGLTPPQSGTVRFEGEVVSGDSPSSIANRGIGYVPQDRGMFPELTVEENLTMGLGTAKRDETIMAEIFDRFPRVEERMHQKAGTLSGGEQQMVAMARALMRDPKLVLMDEPTEGLMPSLIPEIADITEEIADSGYSIVIVEQNVDLVLDIADRIYLMDNGRIHEQATPADLRDDETILEKYLGVGI; encoded by the coding sequence ATGCTCGAAGTCGACTCCATCAACACGTTCTACGGCAAGAGCCACATCCTCCACGACGTGAGCTTCGAGGCCGGGGCCGACGAGGTGGTCGCACTGCTGGGCCGCAACGGCGTCGGCAAGACCACGACCATGAAGTCCGTCATCGGCCTGACGCCGCCGCAATCCGGCACCGTACGCTTCGAGGGCGAGGTCGTCTCCGGCGACTCGCCGAGCTCGATCGCCAACCGGGGGATCGGCTACGTCCCCCAGGACCGGGGTATGTTCCCGGAGCTGACCGTCGAGGAGAACCTGACGATGGGGCTCGGGACGGCCAAGCGCGACGAGACGATCATGGCGGAGATCTTCGATCGGTTCCCCCGCGTCGAGGAGCGCATGCACCAGAAGGCGGGGACCCTCTCCGGCGGCGAACAGCAGATGGTGGCGATGGCCCGCGCACTGATGCGCGACCCGAAGCTCGTCCTGATGGACGAGCCCACCGAGGGGCTGATGCCCTCGCTGATCCCCGAGATCGCCGATATCACCGAGGAGATCGCCGACTCGGGGTACAGCATCGTCATCGTCGAACAGAACGTCGACCTGGTGCTCGACATCGCCGACCGGATCTACCTGATGGACAACGGCCGGATCCACGAGCAGGCGACGCCCGCGGACCTGCGCGACGACGAAACGATCCTCGAAAAGTACCTCGGAGTTGGTATCTAA